The region ACCGGGGAAGCTTTCATGATGAACGACTATGTAGTGCCAAGGATTGCATAAACTTTGTAAGTTATTTTGTCTAACTTGATCAAGATACCAGCGAATGTCTTCTGATGAGCTCCGTCTGGAAAAAGTTATAAAAGGGCCAACATCCCTCATTGCCAGTTCTTGACAGTAACCACCTGACACCGCGCGTCAACAATTCAGATTTAAGTCAACAGTATGAAAGGCCTCCAAATATTTGTCTCGTCTGTCCTCACCTTGGGAGCTCTGGCAGCCCCCACGACGGACATGACCAAGAGGGCAGACCGCGGTTCCTACACTGTGTCCGGACTCGGGCAGCGCAAGCAGGCTATTTTGAATGCGGGTGGAAACACCCTTGATCTTGCAATTGCCATGCTTGAGACGTAAGTTAGCATATATCCAACTCTACAGATTACAAGTTTTACAAGGGTCCTAGAGAGGGAATGACAACCGACTACACCTACGGTGATGGGAAGACCTATGATGCCGCCAATTTCGGTCTTTTCAAGCAGAACTGGGGCATGCTCCGTGTCTGTGCCACTAGGTATGGGTTGGCCGGTCAGTCTGAGGCTGACTGGAATAATGGCGCTATACTGAAGTATGAGTTTCCCGTTCCCAAACCCTGCAATTAAAGATCCCGCCTCTGATGTATGTGCCCAGTTCGAATGTCTATGCCGATGTCGCGTCCCGCTGGGACTGCCAGGGATACTACGGCGTCGACCTGTGGTTTGCAGGGCACCGCAATGGTGCAAGCGGATTGAGTAATCCGAATACGGATGATATTAACAGTAATTGACCCGTCTTTACTCGGTATGCTGTCTTATTCTCAGGTTACTGATGCCATCTCATAGACTATAAGAGTGCTGTCTACTGGatccagcagcagatcgaCAGTAACTCCGTCTACAAGACCGATGACACGCGCTTTTGGGTTGATGTCCAGGCTATCTAAAGCTTGGGTGTAGTCGGAGAGAAGAGGGGGGCACAAACTTCGTTCAGTCGAATTTGGATGCATATGGCCTTGATTTTATTCAGAATTGTGCAGAGTTATTTAGTCACCGTAGCAGCGTTGAGAACTAAATCATGTCTTCCTCGATCGAGTTGGACGCTATTGTGCAGGGGACATCCACCACGTTCCGCAACACTTGGAAGCGACACCATTCAACTCTGTAtacaaatacagcaaaaaTGGCTTATAAGTTTATGACAGCTGATACTAGTATACAGGCATTTATACAGTAGAATAGGCCAGTAGAGCATGTTCTAGCAAGGTAAGTGACTGGAGCAGAATCAATATATGAAGTATTTTTATCTTGTCAATCATCTGTTCTCTACACCAAAGCCTTATTATATTTCAGGTCTCACTTGCCCTGAAGCGGCTCCAGTAGAAAGAGATGGTACTATTCTGTAATATAGTATACGGCATTGACCCGGTGATctgacaagaacaaggctgCTAAATATTACAGGAGCCGTTAGAAAGAAGCCGCTAGAATGGAGTCTAGGAGATTACAAAAAGTGGGCAGGGCTGGCTAACATGAGATTCCAGTTTTCCTAGTTACGTCCAGCAGATAAGAGGATTGATACGACAAAAATACATCTTAATGCAAGTGGAAAGCATTATACTCGGCCCATTAACCCACAACCTCacctctttcttcaactcccGCAACCGGGCACCCGGTACGAACCACTAATCGCATCGAGCTATCAGATATAATAACAAGTATTGACACTGCTCAGCATACCCATAGTACCATAGATGACATCTGGCGCATGCACTCGGCGAGGGCCTAAAAGATCCCCGATGAAGTCTCAGAGACCTTGGTCAGCTAAGACCTTACAACTAGCCGCACTAGAAGCGGTTTAGGGTTGATGAAACCGGGACTGAAACGGAAGATGCCGCAATAGACCAGTTTTCCTCTTGGTGGGCGTTAAGAATCCTGGCGGGGAGTACTTAGGGTTCTGCCGTGCAACTACCCCTATAGAATTCTATAATAAAGTTTGGGACGTATACTCTTTGTATTGATACCTTTTTCGGGCCCGGGTATCGGAAGGTCAACGTCCCCGGGAGTGGCGGGAAAAATAGGGCTCATGACCACCGGTCACGGTCTGTTGCGCATAAAGATGAGATGCGGGCAGACGCACAGAAGCGTATTGCGGGACGTTGCTTCTCCTAAGCAGGCAATTTTCCTCAACACAGTCAGATGTCATCGAGTTGCAGCAAGATCGAAAATAATGCCTTCACCCGTTTTAGCGTTGACGTTGGCCTTCGTTAAACACGGATTTCCGCGTCGTATACCTCAAATAGGCAGTCTTGGCGCCAATATCTCCGGGTCTCCGAACCTTTAGGGCCATTTGTAGCTCGTCTACGACATTATCAAACGGTCTGCGGAGAAAGTCTGGGGGACATCCACTTTCAGGAATTGGAGCACAGCTCTTGGCGCGGCGTGGTCTGAGAAATATCTCCTAGGCCGTGCCGATCTTTCTCCCTTGGACCTGAATGGGTACATGCGCTACTTGCGACCCGGGTGTGGTGCTGTAATACGATTGAGGACAAACTATGTAATATCCCGTGAAATCCATCCTGAAACCAGGACAAGCTAACCCGGAAAAAATTAAGTTGCAAGGAAAGTTGCTTGATAGAAGAGGCAATCCTCTTGCAGATTGTTTGATCCAAGGGGGCTATAAAGCGATAGAGAATCAAGGTGGCTTTTGTAAGTCAGAAAACCATCGCCTTGACCAACAACCCAAAGAAACACCAAATAACACGATGAAGTACTCTCTGACCCTTCTTCCAACTATCGCATCTCTCGCTCTGGCAACTCCGGTTGCCAGACAATCGGGCTCAAATCCTTCAGTCGACGGGCTAAACTTTGTCATTGATGGCCAGACCGGCTACTTTGCCGGGACTAACGCGTACTGGCTCCCATTTCTTACTGATGACGCCGATGTCAACCTTGCCATGAGCCATTTGGCGGAATCGGGCCTCAAGCTCCTGCGTGTCTGGGGTTTTAACGATGTGAACACCGTCCCTGCTGATGGCACTGTCTACTTTCAGCTCCATGCGGACGGTGTTTCAACTATCAACACTGGAGGGTACGGCCTCCAGCGTCTGGATGCTGTTGTTACGGCGGCGGAAAATGAAGGGATCAAGTTAATCATCCCGTTGGTGAACAACTGGGATGATTACGGCGGAATGAATGCCTACGTTACGGCATATGGCGGCACCAGTAAGACAAGCTGGTATACTGATGCCAATATTCAGGCAGCATATCAGGCTTATATAGAGGCAGTGGTCTCCAGATATGTGGATTCAACTGCTATTCTGGCCTAGGAGCTTGGGAACGAGCCGCGCTGTGCGTCATGTGATACTTCTATTATCAACAAATGGGCGACAGAAACGAGTGCATTTATAAAGGCTATCGATTCTAATCATCTGGTGGCAATTGGTGATGGTACGTTCACTTGAAGTCTTGTGATTTGATTGTCGATGGTCCGCTAATCGTGTTCTAGAGGGAATGGGTCTTGATGGAGGCAGCGAGTACCCCTATACCACCACCGAAGGAAATGATTTTGCTCTGAATCTGGCTATTCCTGATATCGACTTTGGCACCTTGCATCTCTATACTACCGACTGTATGTTTCATTCTCCTGCTCTGCTTGTCTTGCGCTAATCAGAAATGACATTAGGGGGCGTGAGCGATAACTCCTGGGGAAACCAATGGGTCCAAGACCACGCCGCAATCTGCGATACTCTCGACAAGCCGTGCCTGTTTGAGGAATACGGAATCAAGAATAACCATTGTACCAACGATTTGGACTGGCAGGATACTTCTTTGGCCGCAACTGGGATGGCAGGTGATTTGTTCTGGCAGTTTGGCGACGATCTTAGCGGAGGCCAAACAGCTGATGACCAGTACACTGTATACTATGGCACCGATGACTGGACTTGTTTGGTGACAGACCATGTTGCCGAGATCAACGGAGCCTAGATTGGCCTGGAAATATACACTATTCTTGAGTTACGCAGGGAATAGGCAATGTTATGCACACATTTACCTCTGATGCATGCAGACCTTCCGGGTTGATAATACAGATACCAGCAATCAATCAAAAGTTAAGCAGAGAATTAGGATGCTCAAGGGCCACCTGAGCTTGGTTTGGTCAGTAGCCAGCAAATCATGCTCGCGCTGACGTTCTTCTGATAAATAAATTATTAATGGCTGAATATACAATGTTTCCCCGAGCTTGGTGTCTGAGCCTCCATCTCCTTAGACTTCCGGTTCGTCTCGCTCAGCTGCTGCGGCGTCTTTCACTCGCTTGGGCTGATCTAATTGCTTGGGGTGCTGTGGACATTTAACAAGCTTGTACAACATTTCTGAGCTTTGGCGCGATCTCCTAGCAAAACCAGTTCCTTCCTCTAACGATACAAATTATTCCTTGGCCTCATCAACCCCCCTTGTCGCTCATGCAACGGCAATTTCTTGTTCATGTAGACTGTAGACCTAACTCTGACGGCACTGATGGGTTTTTTGACGCGCCTTGAGGTAGTCTTTCCTTCCAGGTAAGCGGCTTTGCGAACTCGCGGCCGCAGACAAACCTTTGCTCATCTttgatgttttcttcttggagcttgaTGTACCTGTAATCCTTTAAGTTGCGATGCGCAAATGCGCAGATGAGCTGTTTTCCGCAATGCCATGGTGAGTAGAAGCACTGGCCCATCATCAGAACAGATCCGACGGACGAGCCACTATGGGAATCATACGAGCCCGAGCCTCGTCACTTGTAAATACGGCAGGATACCACTCTGGCAAAAACATGTAGTATGTGCCGAATATGTGCAGTTTCGAAGGAAACATGGACAAGCCATTCTTTGCGCCCAACCCGAATAGTATTGACGGCAGGGCAGGAAGTCGTTCTATGTGAGGCGCTTTTCTTTCTGGAATTCCAAATATAGAAATGGAATAAAATGACAATCTCACAGTCTGACGCGGTAAATCAAACAGCTGCTGACAAGGAGAGCGATCCAAATCAAAGGTGTATTCAATAACCGCCCCTCAAAAATCAGAAGACCACAGTATAGTAAAGCCCACGTTTCGACTACGGATGGTCTTTGCCTCGCTAGAAGTAGACAGGCATGAAACCCGATTTCCTATCTTTGTCGGAAAGCGGCTAATACATGTGCTAGCCTAGTATTTCTCCTGGAACTTTGGAAAGCGTCTTTGTCTGTCCCCAGTATCATATAGAATGCAACTCCACTGGATGTATCTCTGCCATTGCTGGGAGTCTAATGTGTCAGCCGTACGATGCAGCACGGTGTATAGAGTTTGGAAGATCAGAATGCTCCTGGTGGATCTGGGAGATCTGGAAGATCTAGGAGATCTAGACTAGTCGAGAGTCTCGTCTTATTAGACGCGGAAAGGCGAGATATAGGACGGTCTGTTAGCGCAGTTGATAGTTTACCGGGTGACTCAGATTGCCCTCAATTGTCCTTCTAGGTGCGAGGCGAAAGAGCAGACCACGACGATATACAGTGCTCTAAAGCATCACAACTCTTGGTTACCTTTGTTAGCCTTGTCGAACTCTGCCTCACCTAAGAGCTCGTTTAGCGCTTTACGTGGTCAACGCCACGAATTCCTTTGAGGACTTGCTGTCCCAAACAGCATGCTGTGGAGAGCAGACAAAGGCTGGCAGTTAGTGCGCTTATTTAGCTATTCAACCAGCATTGACGGCCCTTGGTAATTAAGACCGAAACATAGCTGATATACATATACTAGTAGGTATACTATCCAGCTTATAACATCAATGATATGCACTATACTAGACAAATAAACTATACCTAAAGCATACTTATATCTAATCTTAGGCATCCCATACTTTGCACATACCTGCTCTGCAAACTTAAAAACGTCAAGTGAAGCACAGCAGCTGTAAAAAAACACGTCGAGTCTCAACTCCTCGAAATGCAATTGCGGAGCTCTGTATCAATTATATCATCAATTCCCTAACTCGTCACTGGGCGGCCCTTCTCTCGAGAGACTTCGAGAATCAACATCAGCATGCGAGCCAGCTTAGCAAGCAAATGCACGGTTGCTCATCCTGCACAATACACCCTTCGATCCTACAGAACGAAAACAGAACGGTCAACGGCCAAATTGGCATAAAATGGCATTACCGTCGCCTCATTTTTCCAAGGCtggcagctgaaggagacTATTTCGATCATATTTCCAAGTCACACCCACTCTGCATTCACACCCTGGCCGCGTAACCTCAAGCGCTTCAGGGCTTTGCCTTCCTGAACGGATGGCTGGAAGTCGCTACTAAGGAGGAagtggtgctggaggcggcCCTTCAACTCTTGGACCAGTAAGCGATATATTAAACAGGGTAAATAGCACCCGTATATTTATAACTATATCTCCGTAAGACAGTCCCACCTCATCACACCTATCACGCCCTAGCACACTCTGAGTGATTGAATCAAACCATCTGTATGCAAATACTTACAGGGCCCTTCTGTCTTGTTACGCAGTACCTGGACATTCTCATGCTAGACCATGATTTCGATCCTCGCTGGAAGAAGACCTCTCTCGAAGAATGGTTCACTCCGTATCGGCCGCAGGACTACCAAGGACTCAACGAGGAATATTTGACGGTTCGGCCTCGTAGAGCTGAGGAAGACCAGAAGTCAAGTCCAAGACATGATGATGGTACCATTCAAGTTGGGGAAGCGAGCTGTCGAACAGTCATAGGCAGGTGACGCCAGAGAGTGCGCTTGCACGGAGTTGGAGCGGCCGCCCAGAGCGCTGCTGGCAATTATGCCATTGGTGTTTTGCTTTTCTGGACTTTTGGTCGGACCTCGATATTGTTAAACTCAGTGATGGCACAGAGGACATCACGGTTGCCATCTGGGTCTTTAGACTCGATCAATCCAGCTGTAGCACAGAAGGGGCTGTTAAGGTTGTCCAAACGCGGAGAAAATATAAACTCCTCCATCAATCCGCCTAGGCAGGACTTTTCGGTATCGAAAAGAATCATTTCAAAATCAAGCACATCGGCCGGTTCCACACCTGCCTCGGCAGCGATGAGCTCTACAATATGCGGGTGGTGGCGCTCTGTGATAGCTTTCAAGGGAGAGAATTCCGCATTCTCGCTCTCGGCAGCGGTATTGCTCTTGTCGCTTTAAGAATGAAGCGCTCAATGTCGCGGTAGCAGACTGGGTCTGGAAGATGGTTAGCCAGAACGTGTTTAGGAAGGTCGCTCTGAAAAGTCTGCTCGCGTTTGCGTTTGTCCAGTGATAACTTATGGCCAGTCGGGGAAGCTTTCTGAGAGATCGATACACCTGATCCTGTTACAGATGCATgaacatcaacatcaaggGTGTCCCTCGTAGCCCTGGAAGCTCTCGCTCTGCGGGGAATATTTGATTCAGAGACTACCACTGATATCGACCGTAGATTTTAGGAACCAAGAACAACTAACTGTCGCATCTGTTCATAGATATTGCTAGTCAGACGGCACCGGCAAACAGGCCAAAGTTTTGGCAGAGTCGCTGCCAGTACTCATCATACAACTGAAGATGCTTCTCTCGTGAGGTCCTGTACATCCAATCTATTCTAGATTACGGCAAGCTAATAGCACCATCTGCTTTCGTACTTTCCTACGTAATTCTTAGACTATTTTAATTATATAATCAATATATATTCACAGTAGGAACTCTAGTTTTTATGAGATATTTATATCATTTGAGATATTTATTCAATAGAATATAATGCCCTAAGTTTCAAGTAAATGCAGGCGGTCAACTGCCTGAGCAATAGTATTTAATTTCTTCAGTATTCTCCCACCAGTCTGCTCTAGACTAAACAGGGCTTGGCTAGTGCAGAATAGTGACATGTAGCACGTACTCGAGTGCTAAAGCAGCGGTTCGCTAAGGGATGTTGCAAGTGGAAATGTGGCCATTTCCGGCGTCTGTTTCACATGTCCTCATATTTAGGTGTAAATGTTGATTCCTTCAAACTGGGATCGAAGTTGTGGCGATCCCCCGTTCCAGACGAATATCAATACCTCTACGACGTTCCGAGCCCTGAAACTCCGGGAATGCTGAGAACCTTGTCATATTGGCCGAGCCTTCAATGTGATATCCGGTCTTACTGATGTCCTCAACAAGATGGGACGTTGCAATTAGTCTCCGGAGTTGGTGTTACAGGGCATATGAGATTTTTCAGAGCTCGTGTCACGTCATCGCAGTCTTTATTACTTGTTTATATGCATTCACCCTTCTTAATACCCCGAAAAATTCCACTGTTTGAAGCCAGGTCTGGGGATTCTACAATGGCAAAATACACTCCAAGACTGGTGCCGACAATCACAAATGACTTTATTACCTATCTCAGCTTTTCCTGGCTCTGGGTTCTTATACTCCTGGCCGAAACAGCCCCGCTTTCACTGGCCCGCGTCTTCAGTATTCCAGGGTTTGTGGCGCTAGCTTTCATGGGAGTTGCCTCCAATGCGCGCACCAGAGCGCACCGCGGCTCTGGCGACGGACTGGCATGTTTGGTGTTCCTGTTTGTTTTACATTTTATCAACCTCCTCTGCATCACTCGAGTCGACTGCAGAATCAAGCGTGGATCAACGCTGAAGGAGAACCGTCTATCTCGATACCGCCAGGCGGCCTTTTACATGTCGTGCCTTCGAGGGACTCAGACCAAGCACCAGATCGCCAGAATACCTCCTGCGCCAGCATGCTTGAGAAAGAGCACCAGGTGGGGTTTTATCGGGTATCAAATGTGTGTGCTATTGTGGCAATTACTGGTTATAAGCCTCGTTTCTGATATAATGAGCTGCATACCCCAGTCTATTCGTGACCAATACTTCGGTCAAGGCGCGGAACTTCACGTCTTCACCCTTGATCGTGCCAACTGGTTCGCCAGACTTATAGTGACCCTTGTCCCGACATTTCTCTATGCCTATCTCTGCATCGACATCGCGTACCACTTCCTATCAATCTTTTGTGTGCTGCTTGGGTTGACCAGCGCGGAGGCCTGGCCACCGTTATTCGGGAGCATTCATGATGCGTATACTGTGcgcggtttttgggggtAAGGGTTTTGGATGATTTCCGGTTCCTTGGTGCTAATGCTTAAACTCATCGAAACAGCAAGACATGGCACCAAAACGTCCGTTGGCCACTAACAAGCTGCAGCACCTTCATTACGCTGCGCGTTTTCTGCCTTCGCCGTCCATCTATCCTCGAGCGATATGTGCACCTAGGTCTCACATTCACCCTGTCCGGCTTGATACACGCCATCGGCGCATTTATCGAGTCAGATAACCAGGAAGCATTGAGtacgctcttcttctttgcgtCCAACGCAGCGATAATCATAATTGAGGACGCACTCCAGCATCTGTGCACGAAACTAGGCCCAGACTCGCGGCGCAAATATACGACCCCATATACGACCCAGCCACCTAGCGTCTTTAAATTGATATTGCAATATGGCTGGGTTCTGAGCTGGCTCACTCTTGTAGGTCCGCTTTGGGATTATCGCATGCTCCGTGTGCACTGGACGAAGTTATGGCCAGCGGTTTCTGCGCCTGTTAGTCAACACGCTGTAGTCCCCATCGCCGCTAAGGGGTGTTTTGTCCTAATTTCGGGGCTTTTCATGAAGGTTATTTTTAGGATTAGCTTGTGAAATGCGCCATATAACAGAACTGCAAGCTT is a window of Aspergillus nidulans FGSC A4 chromosome VI DNA encoding:
- a CDS encoding protein eglE (transcript_id=CADANIAT00010406), with the protein product MKYSLTLLPTIASLALATPVARQSGSNPSVDGLNFVIDGQTGYFAGTNAYWLPFLTDDADVNLAMSHLAESGLKLLRVWGFNDVNTVPADGTVYFQLHADGVSTINTGGYGLQRLDAVVTAAENEGIKLIIPLVNNWDDYGGMNAYVTAYGGTKTSAFIKAIDSNHLVAIGDEGMGLDGGSEYPYTTTEGNDFALNLAIPDIDFGTLHLYTTDWGVSDNSWGNQWVQDHAAICDTLDKPCLFEEYGIKNNHCTNDLDWQDTSLAATGMAGDLFWQFGDDLSGGQTADDQYTVYYGTDDWTCLVTDHVAEINGA
- a CDS encoding wax synthase family protein (transcript_id=CADANIAT00010407), encoding MAKYTPRLVPTITNDFITYLSFSWLWVLILLAETAPLSLARVFSIPGFVALAFMGVASNARTRAHRGSGDGLACLVFLFVLHFINLLCITRVDCRIKRGSTLKENRLSRYRQAAFYMSCLRGTQTKHQIARIPPAPACLRKSTRWGFIGYQMCVLLWQLLVISLVSDIMSCIPQSIRDQYFGQGAELHVFTLDRANWFARLIVTLVPTFLYAYLCIDIAYHFLSIFCVLLGLTSAEAWPPLFGSIHDAYTVRGFWGKTWHQNVRWPLTSCSTFITLRVFCLRRPSILERYVHLGLTFTLSGLIHAIGAFIESDNQEALSTLFFFASNAAIIIIEDALQHLCTKLGPDSRRKYTTPYTTQPPSVFKLILQYGWVLSWLTLNCKLHSEHRYLVLL
- a CDS encoding uncharacterized protein (transcript_id=CADANIAT00010405), translating into MKGLQIFVSSVLTLGALAAPTTDMTKRADRGSYTVSGLGQRKQAILNAGGNTLDLAIAMLETEGMTTDYTYGDGKTYDAANFGLFKQNWGMLRVCATRYGLAGQSEADWNNGAILNSNVYADVASRWDCQGYYGVDLWFAGHRNGASGLSNPNTDDINNYKSAVYWIQQQIDSNSVYKTDDTRFWVDVQAI